A genomic window from Leptospira bandrabouensis includes:
- a CDS encoding DoxX family protein → MRLPNIQSILFHLARFVATFIIAQTLFFKFSGSDESKFIFSTLGMEPWGRYGLAVLESFCVLFLLIPSFVWLGSLLSLNLMLGAILSHFVFLGIVVQGDGGLLFFLAIVVFLLSSYLFYVERKKVPFLKDYLG, encoded by the coding sequence ATGAGATTACCAAACATTCAATCCATTTTGTTTCATTTGGCCCGGTTTGTTGCAACATTTATCATTGCACAAACCTTGTTTTTTAAATTTTCTGGTTCCGATGAATCTAAGTTTATCTTTTCCACTTTAGGTATGGAACCTTGGGGAAGATACGGGCTTGCTGTATTGGAATCATTTTGTGTTTTGTTTTTACTCATCCCTTCTTTTGTATGGCTTGGTTCTCTTCTGAGTTTAAATTTGATGTTAGGTGCTATTTTATCACATTTTGTTTTTTTGGGAATCGTTGTACAAGGGGATGGTGGATTGCTCTTCTTTTTGGCCATCGTTGTATTTTTACTTTCTAGTTATCTTTTTTATGTAGAGAGAAAAAAAGTGCCTTTTCTAAAAGATTATTTAGGTTAG
- a CDS encoding alpha/beta fold hydrolase, whose amino-acid sequence MTNHQKQKKDLRIVLFLLPFFALIFCSNDSLEGEEPIQSVTLPWNQFKIHFLSNKCKDKKRLLVLVHGSPGSSSDFITYLNNKELQDQFCIFVPDRLGYGDSTNEKSFPNIFQQGNVLAKVFETYISKQSFSFEKAIIVGHSYGGPIAIVLSMAKVPTFPKNIQTILLSSPSDPNLEKLHWYNHLANIQIFQWFLPKSWIFSNEEMFTLKFDLEQLTTTLGNSSLNILSIHGENDQLVLVENVQYFTKSKLNIKHRFQILKGENHFIPWTSFAEIKSILIAEGSK is encoded by the coding sequence ATGACAAATCATCAAAAACAAAAGAAGGACTTGAGAATTGTATTATTTCTACTTCCTTTTTTTGCATTAATCTTTTGTTCCAACGATTCTTTAGAAGGGGAAGAACCCATTCAAAGTGTCACTTTACCTTGGAACCAATTCAAAATTCATTTTTTATCTAATAAATGTAAGGATAAAAAAAGGCTTTTGGTTTTAGTGCATGGATCTCCTGGTTCCTCTTCGGATTTTATAACTTATTTGAATAATAAAGAACTTCAGGACCAGTTTTGTATTTTTGTCCCTGATCGATTAGGTTATGGTGATTCCACAAACGAAAAATCTTTTCCTAATATTTTCCAACAAGGGAATGTATTGGCAAAGGTTTTTGAAACCTATATAAGCAAACAAAGTTTTTCTTTTGAAAAAGCGATCATTGTAGGTCACTCTTATGGTGGTCCAATTGCCATTGTATTGTCTATGGCAAAGGTTCCAACCTTTCCTAAGAATATACAAACAATTTTACTTTCGAGTCCTTCCGACCCTAATTTGGAAAAACTACATTGGTATAACCATTTAGCAAATATCCAAATTTTTCAATGGTTCCTTCCTAAGTCTTGGATTTTTAGTAATGAAGAAATGTTTACTTTAAAATTTGATTTAGAACAACTAACAACGACTTTAGGAAATAGTAGTTTGAATATTTTATCGATTCATGGAGAAAATGACCAATTAGTCCTTGTAGAAAATGTACAATACTTTACGAAATCGAAACTGAATATAAAACATAGGTTTCAAATCCTAAAGGGAGAAAATCATTTTATACCCTGGACTAGTTTTGCAGAAATCAAATCAATTTTAATAGCGGAAGGTTCTAAATGA